The Bos mutus isolate GX-2022 chromosome 12, NWIPB_WYAK_1.1, whole genome shotgun sequence genomic interval TCATGAATATGTTTTCTACATAGATTTTTAacatattattatgtattataatatttgatggccctggagaaggcaatggcaccccactccagtactcttgcctggaaaatcccatggaaggggGAACCTGGTgagccgccgtctatggggttgcacagagtcggacacgactgagtgacttcactttcacttttcactttcatgtactagagaaggaaatggcaacccactccagtgttcttgcctggagaatcccagggaagggggaaacTGGtaggctgacatctatggggtcgcacagagtcagacacgactgaggcgacttagcagcagcagcaatattttaGTATCAATATATTGATAACTTACATTTGACTTGGATTTATATAATTCATGAATTCATAAAGCacattcatcttttttcttatatGTTAAGTCTTCTTACACAGTCTTGGAGAACACACTAAAGTTATCTCCTTCAAATGTAGGACAATACTTTCTGTTGCAAGACATACTGAAAATATAAAGGGCCAACAATTCGCACTGAATTAAGAAGATACACCCAGGGTCCTTAATTTTTATACTGTATTTATAAAAAGGATAACATTCTTTAAGAAGTTAACAAGTAAATGCATATGACTACTCCATACACAGAGTGAGTTTTTGGTGTATGAAGATAATTGGGTTTAAACACAGCCCCACTATTTATGAGATTTGAGTTATTGCCTACTGTCcttaaacctcagttttctcattggtGTAATGAAAATAGCAACATCTTATTATTCTGTGCTTGTGAGGGGTACATTAAACAATTCTGTAAACCACTTAGTGCATGTCTAGTAAACAATGACCACTCAAAAACCACTGaagctaatatttaaaaaatactttaaattttgccttctatattttaattttgttttaattagtaTGAAGGAAAGCTCAGCTCCCAATGCACACCTTCTACTAGAAGTTCTATTTTCCTGACTTAAACTAATGTATCAGTTTAAAAATTACCATCATGCCTCACTAGGTGTCTTTCAAGGGTCACTTTCCACTAAAAACATAGAACATCTgccatcttttcttttcctttttaaggtCATAGAATCCTTGAATATATAACTCATTCTCTCTCCCAACTTTTTCATCAAGAGTAAATCTGTTGATTGCCTACCAGGAATCCAGTTGTCTTTCCATAAAAGAATTAAGGTCTTGACatgaaaaatgattaaataaataacaaccCATAATATTTGTCAAAGAATAGTAGGTTACAATCACACTACTATGAAATGCATTCCACAAACAAAAGAATCAAGAGAGAAAATGATGAATGGCCTTAGGAATAGTCATGGTTtataataaagattttatttaaaaagcgttaaaataaataatacatactcTAGAACATCACTGTTCTGGGAAATTTATTCTCTTTAGAATATGAGTTCTAGAAGGCAAATCTTACAACTGCTCTGGGGGCTTTCATTGGCTGATTTACAATCCTacaattgtgggtttttttttttttttttttttttaaatctgtggtCTGCAGTCTTTTTAACATACTTCTCAAAGGTGGATATGTGGTGGAATGCAGACCCCATCAACACTGTGGTTTTATTTGCTGTTTTGTCCCCTAACTGCTGATAAAATAGACTGCTTAGAAATCCCGGAGGAATATGATTGGGGCCAGAGTTACATTGGCTCATAAAATTCAAACAGTTCAATGCTTTTCTTGTTAATTACTGGGCCACAACCAGAAATCCGAATGATAGCAGAGAAACACTTCTTTAGGATAATGATTGATTTCCATAAAGATGAGTGCTTTAACAAATTTCAATATGCAGTTGCTGGGGCGGGCAGGGTGGGTGGGCACTAATTAGTTTTACCGTTTTCAGCAGATGTTGAATTCAAAATGCCAGCAGCATCTCAAATGCCAGTCATTAGAGCTGTCTTTCATCAAAGAGTGCTGACCAATGAAACCTCCACTGTTTAATGAGACCGATCTAGACAGTCAATTAAATCAAATCTCTACTAACATCCTTAACATATCTGCAGTgtgtgcagcagcagcagcagcagccaaggatTTCCAGTATTAATAAAGGGATTCACTGCCGCATAAGGATGGGGGggaaaagggagggggagggggcgtgTCGGGGAAAGACCTTAACCACAGGGGAAAACTGGAGAAGTCCCGGCggggatggagggggaggggagctaCTAAAGGGCAAAAAGCTGAGAGGATTAAAGAGAGAGCCTTAATGTAGCTCTTAAAGGGATCCACCCCCAACCATCCCCCTCCCGCATCCCTTCCACCGCAAATCCAATTTACCATGTTGCAAATACGAAGCTGGAAAAATGTAAGGACCCAGAGttgaaaacattttcactttaatactgaaaaaatatGCCATTATAAAATCCTCGAATAGAATTAGTAAGTTCCACGTGCTTCCTCGGttcttttttcctactttatAAGTAAGATTTACACCAGCACAGAATTGCTACCATAAGATCGCAGCCTAAGCACTAGAGTGACATTAATTGGTCATGCTTAACTGcctcaaaatcttttttttttttaaataattacactGATACTATAATAGAAATCATGGGTACTTATTTTACATTCAGATGGAAGGCATTATTGGATATGTATAGAAAAATATTCCCCCTccaaaagaaaaatcaccatcaaaataaaagaaaacccaaaacaaCCCATAAAAACTTTGTtcaacaaaatacatttttaactcATAAAATGGACTGATGACTAGCCATGCAAATATCCTAAATAAAACctttacatttgttgttgttgttgttcacagtAAACGTAACGCTCTGAACTGCCTACCGATCACAAATAATGGCGAAATGGCACTTTCTGATTATGCTGTATTTTTGTTTATAGAAAGTTTGATATGATGGGACTTATCAGGTAAGAGGGTGGGTGCTGTGAACGTGACGGGGTCCCCAGTCGCTGGGAGGGCAGCGTCCCTGGAGCGCGTGGATTCCATGCGAGCCATGCAGCACTTTTTGTCAGAAGTCAAAGTTACTTATTTACAATACATTCATGCCTTCGTGCAACCGCCCATCCCTCCGTAGCCAACAGGGAGCCATCGCGCCCTCACCTCCTCACGGGGCTAATCCACAGGGGGAAAAATAGATAATCTATCTCTCTATATAGCtgtaggtatatgtatatatgtataggaCCGCGatcccctccagcccctcccccgtGGGGAGGGGCACCGTCTCAGCTCTGAGCAGGACTCCTGCTGGGCTTTGTCAAAAGGGGCTGCAGCAAAGAGCGATTTGGCAGCGCTCTGCCGCTCACCACAGTCTGCTCTTTGTTTCCCGAAGGGTACTAAAGGGGTCAGACCCTCTGCGTCGAGCGAGTCcatagttatttatttacttttgtccaTCAAGCCTCGGGGCGCGCTGGACTTGGGTGTGGGCTCCTCCGACCTACCCCACCCCCGGGGATGCTGGCAGAGTGGGGCCGTGGAGGGGCATCTCCAtccttcccctcctgctctcGCCTCTGCTTTACCCAGGCTGGGTGTCTTAGTCTGAGAGCGAGTGGGAGCCACAGTCGTACACTCTGTGGGCCCCATCTGCGTTGTAAGGCCCATTGTGCCAGTAGGAAGAGTCACAGACTGTCTGTAGGGAATTAATCTCGGACGCCGAGGAGTTGGCGTCCCTTCTCTTGGACCGCTTTCGATTCCTCAGGATAAACACGAGCATGCCCACCACAGTGAAGGCGGAGGTGACAAACaccagcagcagtcctgggaccAACACGGAGATGGACACCCTGCTGGTGTCTAAGTAGGAGTTGGAGTGCGTCCCGGTCTCCGCCAACCCAGTGCTGTTTTTACTGTGCGAAGTTAACGTGGGCGAGATTCTCGCGTACAGCTGGGGGCAGATCTCGTCATTGGAGAGGAGCATGAAATCCTTCCTAAAGAAGTTCACCGGCGTCTCACACTTGAGGTCGCTCATCAGCACTTCGGAACCCAGGCGTTCTGCCCATTGCTTGAAAGGCACAATGGTACAGGAGCACTCCCAGGGGTTTCCGTGCAGGTCTATCTGGATGATGGAGGTTAACTGGTCCAGCACCCCGGCCACTGGAAGGTACATGAAGTAATTGTTGTGCAGGCTGAGTTTAGACAGCGAGACCCCAGCAAACACGTCCACGGGTAGGGACCTCAGCAAGTTGTTGTTGAGAATGAGAATCCTTAGTTTGGGCATGGCGTTGAAGGTGCCGGGAAGGATGAGCTGGATCGCGTTGTACTCCACATTCAGGTACTCGAGGTTTTGCAGCCCAGCGAATTTCTCCCGGGACAGCGTGTCCAGGTAGTTGCTGTCCATATACAGCCACCTGAGGTCTAAAAGGTTCTTAAAAGTGTTGTTCTCTACGGTGGCGATGTTGTTGTTGCCCAGATCCAACAGAATGAGGTTCTTGTAATCCACAAAGTGCGATTTTCGGATGCTGTGGATCTTGTTATCTCGCAGGAAGAGCTCCTGCACGTTGGAGAGCTTGGGCTTCAAATCAGCCAAGCTGCTCACGTTCCGGTTGTTGCAGTTCATCTTTAAACCCGACCCCGGGATGTGGTCGCAGCTGCAGCCCCCAGGGCAGGGCAAGCCGTTGGCTGGGGGTTTGTTTCTGGCGCTGCCAGTCCCTATCGCTGCCGTGGGTCTGATTTTGATCTGCCAGTTGCCTGGGATCTTTGTACCTCCGTTTGGAGCCGACCCTGGGGTAGCATGATCTTCTTGCCCATTTGTCTTGAAGGGAGTTGGCAGGGGGCCAGGGGGAAAGGTCTCTTCTTGGGCAGGGGGAGCCGGGAGACTAGAATCCACTCTGTGTTTCAAAGGACACAAGTCCTGTTCAGTGGTTTCATTGAGGTCTTTGCCCTGCAGTCTGGTGGGGGCTTCACAGACCACTCGGCCGATCAGGGCATTTTTGGGAATGTTTTCCAGCCATTCTTTCAGGGAGAGCAGATCACAGGTGCAGTCCCATGGGTTATCCTCTAGCAGGATCTCAGCAATGCCAGGGATTTGCTCCAAGACCTCTTCATAGGGCAGTGTTTTCAGCCTGTTTCCCCGGAGGTCCAGGTGGGTGATGGGCACATACTGGAACACGTTGGCAGGTAGGGTGCTGATGAGATTGTCATTTAAAATGAGTACCTCCAGCTTGTTCAAGTCCTGGAAGGCCCCCGGGTCTATATCCCGTAATAAATTAAAATCAGCCTGGAGGTATTCCAGATCGTCCAGCCCCAGAAAAGTCTGCTTTCGAAAAGACTTgatcttgttgttgttgatgtgCAGCCTTTTCACCAGCTGCAGTCCCAGAAAAGCCCCAGGAACGATTTCATGCAAGCCATTGTTTTCCATGTGCAAACTAACCGCATTATAAAAGTTAGCGAACTCATTAGGGAAAAGTCGAGTGAGGGAATTGCCATGCAGAAATAGATGGTAAAACTGGGAAGTCGGGGCGGTGAAACGCTGCAGACTTGTGAAGCCCTTTTTTTCACAGTCTACGTGTAGGTCCCCTTCTATCTCATTGCAGGAGCAGATCTTCTCTTTGCAAACGTCCCCTGTAACGTTTCCAGCGGCAAAACAAAGAGACGTCTCCAGCAACAGAATCCAAAGCAGCATTTTTAAAGCGAGCAATTCATCCCCGATCTCATCACAAAGTAACAGCGACCATCCTGCTCGCCACAGACACAATTCAAGTTCATTTAGTGCTCCAATGTCCGAAcccagagaaggagaagaaaagggtttgggggggtgggggtggattcTTTCCTCCCTAACCCCCCCGCACTGCAACAACCCAGGCGCCAGTCAATAATTATATCTACAAACTATCCAGGCACAGTAGTGCAaggcaagcaaaaagaaaaaaaaaaaaaaagtagaaccaATAACCCCACTCACTCCCTCTCAACCCTTTAAAGATAAcgaaaaagaagttaaatatgtacatataaattaaaaatataccctTACAGAATCTCGCCTAGTTCCTCACTAATCAGAAAGGGAACAATGCTGGTAATTAGAAGCAAGTGCATGTTAGAGAAACAAGCAGAGGGTTTGCAGCGTAGTACAGGCGCACTGCCTGTGCATGGCTGTGCGTCGGACTGACCTTGCCTCTCTGATACAAAGCAGGGTTttcagtggcttctgttgttgagGCTGCTTGATGGAGTTCCTGCCGTGGCTGCGGGTTGCCCAGGAGTACCCCCGAGGTGCTGTCCAGTCCCCCCGGTGCTGAAATCACGCCGGACCGAAGGACTCACGCTGCCGAACCAATGGCGCTGGAAAATTTCCGCAATCGCTGCGTTTTGTGGCTGTCCatcctttccctttcctccccttcGGTCctcttcagcctttttttttttttttttccccctggactCCGGCTCTCTCTTGGTTACTAGCTCTTCTTTTCttgttctccttctctttcttctgctcTTTCGGAATTACGTGGAGGGGGCGGAGGGCGGGTGGTTGGGGGGGAGCTgtctgagggagggagagaacgcgagaatggggaggggggagaagaGAGTTGCTAAGAAGCTCTGCTCGTTCCAGCCTGGTGCACTCAAAGATCTGACACCCTCTGCTGATCTGCAGTAGCAAAAATCCATCTGCTGAGGGaatgctgaaggaaaaaaaaatcaatccacgTACAGGGCAAGCGTTAAAAATGTGGGCATTAAAGACTGGCGATTCACATAGATGCTGATTTTAAAAggattatttaattctttttgcgTGCTGAAAACTTTACCCTTTCCTTTCCTTAATGAACTCACAGCCCCCACTAGCTCCGGCGTTTGGAAAGagtgcttttaaaacatttatttcccgATGGCTTGAATAAAATTAGTGTCAGGGTGTCAAGCGAACAGCAATTTGAGGTAATTATACCGCACGCCATTTTCATCGGTGCTTTAAATGCATTTCTTCCGTCTCTGCAGTACAATGTTTTATGCTATTTGATGTCTTTGagacccccccttttttttattttagcatatTGAAAGTGGCTATTTGAAACATACattcatatcatatatattttacattataaaattgggtatgcttttctttttgctgtgaGATACTTAATTCAGGcacatactttttaaaacttgttaTAGAATTTTAGTCAATTTGGTCTTTGAGAGGTTTTTCTGGTATTTCCTGAATGTTACTTAAGTCTGCAGGGTGAAAACACAATGTACGCTTGCATCTTTGATTCCAGACCCAAAACATTCACTGAGAACCGGAAAagaagggagggggcagggaaaaATCCCAGTATGATTCGTGAGTGCTCTTAAAAACCCACTGGCAGACTGATTCATGcacaccacaaacacacacacactccctcaaTCTCTCAAACACACAAAGTTTCTGCATCCATTTGGAGGAATTTAAAATGCATACAAGTAAATAACCAGTTGCATTTTGCTAGAGGGAGATAGAAATCTCCAGTCTCCAAAGCTCTGTGCAAACATTATTCAGGTACTGGCCAGTTCCTCTTTGCTGGGTCAATGGTGCTGCCAAGGCAATGTACTCAGGTTTTTTCTAGGGAAGGAATCCATAGGTTCTTCAAACTTAGATGGAGCTTATAAAAACCAAGTTCTACTAACATCTGGGAGGGGGGAGAATATGAAAATGCAGCTTCTCTCTGAAGGCTGTTTTGCTGACTTACCAGAGTCAACACCTTTCTCATCAACACTTCTAAAAATTGTGTGCATCGTTTTAGTGTTTGGAATTTAcaggacttaaaaaaatgttgtttGGTTCTTTCTTCAGTCTAAGCAGGGATACTATGTTCATGTCAGTTTCCCTTTTAATTAGGTCTTACACAAGTTGGACAGCTGTTACAAGTCTCTAATAAGCTGCATAAAAGATCAAATATTCAAGGATCACGCATTTGGAAAAGGCTAAAGAGTGAAAGTTTGGGGGGCAGGAATGGGGTTGGGAAAATTCAGGGAATTGTAGAGGAGATTTCTTACACCAGCACCAGAAGGTGATAATTGGGGAGTGACAGTTatcatatctatatataatattttcatataatcaAATGTGTTGTTATCTTCTGGTGAAATTCAGTGGGGAGTCATGGATGAAGGTTCAGCTCTGTatagtgtgtgtgagtgtgagtgtgagtgtgtgtgtgtgtgtgtgtgtgtttgagagagaggagagagaagagagagaaagagggagagactgAAAGGCCTCTTTTCAGACAACCTATTATGCTTCTAAAAACAATCCTGTTCTTATTTAACTTAACCTACTACCACTTGCAGGAACAGGGAAAAGAGCTTAATCAATTTGAAAccttttctcaaaaataatgCTATGCAGTTGAGAACTACAGATGGGGTGGAGGATATTGGTTTCTTTGTAAGAGGACTCAGATTTGAAAGGCCCCAGAAACCACCCTGAGAGAGGAGTGCAGAGTTCTGCAGTATCTGTGGCAAGACTCTGAAGGAGACAGGAAAATGCTGGCTgtttaggaagaaaaatattgttGATAATCATCTAAAAATCACACTTTAATGCTTAATTGGTGACTTATTTATTCAACTTGTTGAATAAATACTTTATGCAAAGAAGCTGAAAGGATGTATTTAAATGAACAGTGTTGGGATAATAAGCAATTGATATTCAGAAtccacccccttccccacccatTAAACTCTGTATCTTTCTCTCCTGATTGCTTCTTTCCTCTCCTGATTATTTCTTGCCTCTCAAAACACCAATCACATTGGAAAATTTATGGACAGGATTTTCCTGTTTTAGTCTGTTACACAATTTTTGTCCAATTCTACCATCCTcaaatagcttttttttaaaacctctgcCTGTGTGGGATAGCCcaatatgtgcatgctcagttgtgtctgactctttgtcaccccatggactgtaacccacctggctcttctgcccataggatttttccaggcagtaatactggagtggattgccattttttcTACCAGAGGattttccccatccagggatcgaaccctcgtctcctgtgtctcctgcattggcatgcggattctttaccactgagccacctatcaCCTCTATGAACATATCCACTACCAAATTTGTAAGCAGAGAACAGTCACAcgcatatagatcaatggaaaatgCACCCTTGTTAATAAGTTGGTAAAagtgttcattattatttttataataaatatattccagAGAAATAAAGCAATCAAGAAACGTACACCCACCTCTCCAGAAGGATAACTCTTCAAGTATAACAACAGTACATTTCTTGGtgtgtagtaaaaaaaaaaaaaaatagggactgTGTATGTGATCTAAACATTTCTAATGCCTTAGGGGAATATTTCTTAGGCATGAACTCTTCATAAAAGGGTTCTACGATATCTATTTGAGTTCAAGTGAACTACTTCAATTGCTTTGCCTCTTATAACAGATGATCTCAGGAGCCAGAGATAAAGGACACTCCAGATGATGATGAGAATTGATAATATTTGCTCAGGACTATAGTTTCATTTTTATGCTGTGGCCAAAAGTACTTCAATTGCATCattaaatgttcttttctttttcttatt includes:
- the SLITRK1 gene encoding SLIT and NTRK-like protein 1, which codes for MLLWILLLETSLCFAAGNVTGDVCKEKICSCNEIEGDLHVDCEKKGFTSLQRFTAPTSQFYHLFLHGNSLTRLFPNEFANFYNAVSLHMENNGLHEIVPGAFLGLQLVKRLHINNNKIKSFRKQTFLGLDDLEYLQADFNLLRDIDPGAFQDLNKLEVLILNDNLISTLPANVFQYVPITHLDLRGNRLKTLPYEEVLEQIPGIAEILLEDNPWDCTCDLLSLKEWLENIPKNALIGRVVCEAPTRLQGKDLNETTEQDLCPLKHRVDSSLPAPPAQEETFPPGPLPTPFKTNGQEDHATPGSAPNGGTKIPGNWQIKIRPTAAIGTGSARNKPPANGLPCPGGCSCDHIPGSGLKMNCNNRNVSSLADLKPKLSNVQELFLRDNKIHSIRKSHFVDYKNLILLDLGNNNIATVENNTFKNLLDLRWLYMDSNYLDTLSREKFAGLQNLEYLNVEYNAIQLILPGTFNAMPKLRILILNNNLLRSLPVDVFAGVSLSKLSLHNNYFMYLPVAGVLDQLTSIIQIDLHGNPWECSCTIVPFKQWAERLGSEVLMSDLKCETPVNFFRKDFMLLSNDEICPQLYARISPTLTSHSKNSTGLAETGTHSNSYLDTSRVSISVLVPGLLLVFVTSAFTVVGMLVFILRNRKRSKRRDANSSASEINSLQTVCDSSYWHNGPYNADGAHRVYDCGSHSLSD